One segment of bacterium DNA contains the following:
- a CDS encoding DUF3168 domain-containing protein: protein MIETELHTWLVANIAAVGGRVHPRKLPQEPTFPALTVTRISGLPWPTHDGPVGKSDSRFQISCWALEKRAGGTGYLGAKQLAEDLRQALDCYTGAMGTETIEACFCMNMVDLGDDEAELQQVACDFLITHTEA, encoded by the coding sequence GTGATAGAAACCGAGCTGCACACCTGGCTTGTCGCCAACATCGCCGCCGTGGGGGGCAGGGTCCATCCCCGCAAGCTGCCCCAGGAACCCACCTTCCCGGCGCTGACCGTCACCCGCATATCGGGCCTCCCCTGGCCAACCCACGACGGCCCGGTGGGTAAGAGCGATTCGCGCTTTCAGATCTCGTGCTGGGCGCTGGAGAAGAGGGCCGGGGGAACGGGCTATCTCGGAGCGAAGCAGTTAGCCGAGGACCTCCGCCAGGCGCTGGACTGCTACACCGGGGCCATGGGGACGGAGACCATAGAGGCCTGCTTCTGCATGAACATGGTGGATCTGGGGGACGATGAGGCAGAGCTGCAACAGGTGGCCTGTGACTTCCTCAT
- a CDS encoding HK97-gp10 family putative phage morphogenesis protein: MGMKLEGADGLSKKFQKIVDSANTKMEAAVTVGAMKVMNSAKRKAPYKTGNLRSSIHIESESSGKDEAVVRVGTDVEYARRMEFGFRGTDSRGRKYNQGPHAYLRPALDENKAEVKREIKRALEKLL, translated from the coding sequence ATGGGGATGAAGCTCGAAGGCGCGGATGGCCTTTCAAAGAAGTTCCAGAAGATAGTGGATAGCGCCAATACGAAGATGGAGGCCGCCGTCACCGTCGGGGCCATGAAGGTGATGAACTCGGCTAAGAGAAAGGCACCCTATAAGACGGGCAACCTCCGCAGTTCCATCCATATCGAGTCCGAGAGTTCGGGCAAGGACGAGGCGGTAGTCCGGGTGGGGACCGACGTGGAGTACGCCCGCCGCATGGAGTTTGGTTTCAGGGGCACGGATTCCCGGGGCCGCAAGTATAACCAGGGGCCCCATGCCTACTTGAGGCCAGCCTTAGACGAGAATAAGGCCGAGGTCAAGCGGGAGATAAAGAGGGCATTGGAGAAGCTGCTGTGA